In a single window of the Nitrospira sp. genome:
- a CDS encoding DUF948 domain-containing protein, with the protein MTIVEIAALLVAVAFAVLVGCLVPVLLQVRKTVVESEQLLSKMNTEVPALVAELRAMSQNLNDVTSQAREGVEHASVLLHAVGEVGESVRQVHHVVCGSGGTLLSNVASMVAGVKAATHVVRERMKHEGGTHNGG; encoded by the coding sequence ATGACAATCGTTGAAATCGCGGCACTCCTTGTCGCCGTGGCGTTCGCAGTGTTGGTCGGATGTCTCGTGCCCGTCTTGTTGCAAGTGCGCAAAACGGTCGTGGAATCTGAACAGCTGTTGTCCAAGATGAATACGGAAGTACCGGCTCTCGTGGCTGAATTGCGAGCGATGAGCCAAAACCTGAACGATGTGACCAGTCAGGCACGCGAGGGGGTCGAGCATGCGTCGGTCTTGCTGCACGCCGTGGGCGAGGTCGGTGAATCGGTACGGCAAGTACACCATGTCGTCTGTGGGTCAGGAGGGACGCTGTTGAGCAACGTGGCAAGTATGGTTGCCGGAGTCAAGGCCGCAACCCACGTGGTACGAGAACGCATGAAGCATGAGGGAGGGACACACAATGGGGGATGA
- a CDS encoding YtxH domain-containing protein, producing the protein MGDERGASTAVLLAFLGGAAMGAVMGLLLAPQAGSESRDRLRGYARRAETDLRDLAGRAGEAFEEAVDQGREFVESKRSVLQEAFDAGREAMKRERGRIQDEGAERG; encoded by the coding sequence ATGGGGGATGAACGAGGTGCTTCCACAGCGGTATTGTTAGCGTTTCTCGGCGGTGCGGCCATGGGGGCAGTGATGGGGTTGTTGTTGGCGCCGCAAGCGGGCAGTGAGTCGCGTGACCGACTTCGAGGCTATGCCCGTCGTGCGGAAACCGATTTGCGAGATCTCGCTGGGCGAGCCGGTGAGGCGTTTGAAGAGGCTGTCGATCAGGGCAGGGAGTTCGTCGAGTCGAAGCGGTCGGTGCTCCAGGAAGCTTTCGATGCCGGTCGTGAGGCGATGAAACGTGAGCGAGGGCGTATCCAAGATGAGGGGGCGGAGCGAGGATGA
- the gatB gene encoding Asp-tRNA(Asn)/Glu-tRNA(Gln) amidotransferase subunit GatB, with product MRFETVIGVEVHAQLRTNSKMFCGCGTTFGLSANSQTCPVCLGLPGSLPVINRTAVEMAVRAGLALNCTITANNRFARKNYFYPDLPKGYQISQYEDPICQHGWIEMAVGTVTKRVRIRRAHLEEDAGKNVHGTGTAGSRVDLNRAGTPLLEIVTEPDMSSADEVVAYLKGLRDVLMYLDVCDGNMEEGSFRCEPNLSLRPVGQKEFGTKVELKNINSFKYVKDAVEYEVKRQTKVLNEGGKIYQETRLWNIDRGETAVMRSKEEAHDYRYFPDPDLVPLQLNEDWIEGFRSSLPELPAVRARRFITEYGLPEYDAGVVTTSKGMADYFEACLKQFKEPKTVSNWVMGELTRELNNSGTDITASPVSPEGLVDLLTMVDKGVISLKVAREIFPEFYRSGKTPQQIVQDKGLTQVSDEGALEKMIDEVLRNNPTQVAQFKEGKHQVLGFLVGQAMKASGGKANPGKMNELLKKRLIV from the coding sequence ATGAGGTTTGAGACAGTGATCGGGGTGGAGGTCCATGCACAACTGCGGACCAACTCCAAGATGTTCTGCGGGTGTGGTACGACCTTTGGCCTCTCCGCCAACAGCCAGACCTGCCCGGTCTGCCTTGGTCTGCCAGGCAGTTTACCTGTGATCAATCGAACGGCGGTCGAAATGGCGGTTCGTGCCGGGCTGGCGTTGAACTGTACGATCACGGCGAATAATCGATTCGCGAGAAAGAACTATTTTTACCCGGATTTGCCCAAGGGGTACCAGATTTCCCAATACGAGGATCCGATTTGCCAGCATGGATGGATTGAGATGGCTGTGGGGACGGTCACCAAGCGGGTTCGGATCCGTCGAGCGCACCTTGAAGAAGATGCAGGGAAGAACGTACATGGAACTGGGACAGCGGGAAGCCGCGTGGATTTGAATCGTGCCGGCACGCCGCTGCTGGAGATTGTGACAGAACCGGATATGAGTTCGGCCGATGAGGTGGTGGCCTACCTGAAGGGGTTACGCGATGTGCTCATGTACCTCGATGTGTGCGACGGAAACATGGAGGAAGGAAGTTTTCGCTGCGAACCAAACTTATCGTTGCGTCCGGTTGGCCAGAAAGAGTTTGGGACGAAAGTCGAGCTCAAGAATATCAATTCCTTCAAGTATGTGAAGGATGCGGTCGAGTACGAGGTCAAACGGCAGACCAAGGTCTTGAATGAGGGGGGCAAGATTTACCAGGAGACAAGACTCTGGAACATTGATCGAGGCGAAACGGCAGTCATGCGCTCGAAAGAGGAGGCCCATGACTATCGATACTTCCCAGATCCGGATCTGGTGCCCTTACAGTTGAACGAGGACTGGATTGAAGGATTTCGTTCATCATTGCCGGAGTTGCCGGCTGTGCGCGCCCGTCGATTCATCACCGAGTATGGCCTTCCGGAGTACGATGCGGGCGTGGTCACGACATCCAAAGGCATGGCGGATTACTTCGAGGCTTGCCTGAAGCAGTTCAAGGAACCTAAAACGGTGAGCAATTGGGTGATGGGAGAGTTGACGCGGGAACTGAATAACTCCGGGACCGATATCACCGCGTCGCCGGTCTCACCTGAAGGACTCGTCGATTTGTTGACGATGGTGGACAAAGGGGTGATCAGTTTAAAAGTGGCGCGTGAGATCTTTCCCGAGTTCTATCGGAGCGGCAAGACTCCCCAACAGATTGTGCAGGACAAAGGGCTGACGCAGGTCTCAGACGAAGGGGCACTGGAAAAAATGATTGATGAGGTGCTCCGTAACAATCCAACACAAGTGGCACAGTTTAAAGAGGGCAAACACCAAGTCTTAGGATTTCTTGTTGGTCAAGCGATGAAGGCAAGTGGGGGGAAGGCGAATCCTGGCAAGATGAATGAGTTGTTGAAAAAGAGGCTGATCGTCTAA
- the eno gene encoding phosphopyruvate hydratase has product MSEIREIRGRQIIDSRGNPTIEAEVTLESGAVGRAAVPSGASTGEKEAIELRDGDKKRWMGKGVSKAVANISKVIAPELLGKDAFDQAGIDRAMIALDGTKTKGKLGANAILGVSLAVAKASAIETGQPLYRYLGGTNARVLPVPLMNIINGGAHADNRLDLQEFMIMPVGAGRFSDALRMATEVFHSLKALLKKKGLNTAVGDEGGFAPDLQSNEEALGLIAEATEAAGYQVGRDIALALDCAASELYEKGRYMLEAEKNPERSSEDMVSYYSKLLDRYPILSIEDGLSELDWKGWKVLTEKLGKRVQLVGDDIFVTNVEIFSKGIKEGIGNSILIKLNQIGTLTETLDAIELAKRSGYTAIISHRSGETEDTTIADVAVATNSGLIKTGSLSRTDRVAKYNQLLRIEEELGAAAVYRGREAVPVRG; this is encoded by the coding sequence ATGAGCGAAATCAGAGAAATCAGGGGCCGCCAGATTATCGATTCACGTGGCAATCCAACGATTGAGGCAGAAGTCACGCTCGAAAGCGGAGCGGTCGGGCGAGCAGCCGTTCCTTCCGGTGCTTCGACAGGCGAAAAAGAGGCAATTGAGCTGAGAGATGGAGACAAAAAGCGATGGATGGGAAAAGGTGTCTCCAAAGCGGTGGCGAATATCAGCAAGGTGATTGCTCCTGAACTGCTGGGGAAGGATGCGTTTGATCAAGCCGGGATTGACCGAGCCATGATTGCGCTGGATGGCACAAAGACCAAAGGTAAGCTGGGTGCGAACGCGATTTTGGGTGTGTCGTTAGCGGTGGCAAAGGCGTCGGCGATTGAAACCGGGCAACCTCTCTATCGGTATTTAGGGGGGACGAATGCGCGCGTGCTTCCGGTGCCGCTGATGAATATCATCAACGGGGGAGCCCATGCCGATAACCGGCTGGATCTTCAAGAATTCATGATCATGCCGGTGGGAGCCGGTCGATTCAGCGATGCGCTTCGCATGGCTACCGAGGTCTTTCATTCGCTGAAGGCGCTCTTGAAGAAGAAGGGCCTCAACACGGCAGTCGGAGATGAGGGGGGATTTGCGCCAGATCTGCAATCGAACGAGGAGGCGCTGGGGCTCATTGCCGAGGCAACTGAGGCGGCGGGCTATCAGGTCGGGAGGGATATCGCCTTGGCTTTAGACTGTGCCGCCAGTGAACTCTACGAAAAGGGACGGTATATGCTCGAAGCAGAAAAGAATCCAGAGCGTTCATCGGAAGACATGGTGAGCTACTACAGCAAACTCCTGGATCGCTATCCCATTCTCTCCATCGAAGATGGATTGAGTGAATTGGATTGGAAGGGCTGGAAGGTGCTCACAGAGAAGCTCGGGAAGCGAGTCCAACTCGTCGGCGACGACATCTTCGTGACGAATGTTGAGATCTTTTCGAAAGGCATTAAGGAGGGGATTGGGAATTCAATCCTGATCAAACTCAATCAGATCGGAACATTGACGGAGACGTTGGATGCCATCGAACTTGCGAAGCGATCGGGCTATACGGCTATCATTTCCCACCGCTCTGGGGAAACAGAGGACACGACCATTGCGGATGTGGCCGTCGCCACGAACAGTGGATTGATCAAGACCGGGTCCCTCTCTCGAACAGATCGTGTGGCGAAGTATAATCAGCTGCTTCGAATCGAGGAAGAACTCGGAGCCGCGGCGGTCTATCGCGGTCGAGAGGCCGTGCCTGTGCGAGGATAG